The nucleotide sequence AAGCTAAGAAGAACTTCCGAGAGATGCAGCCCGGGGATGTTTACCAGACCTATGCTGATGTTGAGGATTTATTTGAAGCAACGGGCTATAAGCCTAAAGTTGGTGTGAAAGAGGGTGTTGCTGAGTTTGTAAAATGGTACCGAGAGTTTTATAAAAAATAGAACTATCTATTCGGATCTATCGCTTAGTGTATTGATTTCATTGTAATGTCAGTTGGTCTTTTCGTCTCAATAATGCTTTTAGACGAGATCAACTGACTCACCAAGCTTTTTCCTTCGTTTTTCTTTTAGTTTATTCCTACCTTTTTATGGCTTATTTAATATTCTTTTTCGATAGCTAAAAGTCAAAACTTACTTATTACTACACATTTTTGGACAGTTTATGAAAGTTGTTATTCCGGTTGCTGGTCTAGGTACTCGCATGTTGCCCGCAACAAAAGCAATCCCTAAAGAAATGCTGCCGTTAGTCGATAAGCCGCTTATTCAATATATCGTCGATGAGTGCGTTAAAGCAGGTGCTAAAGAGATCGTACTGGTCACTCATGCTAGTAAGAATGCTATCGAAAATCATTTTGATACCTCATATGAACTTGAGTCTACTCTTGAAAAACGTGTAAAACGTCAATTGCTTGAAGAGGTTCAAGCGATCTGTCCTAAAGACGTAACCATAATGCATGTGCGTCAGGGAGAGGCTAAAGGGCTTGGTCATGCTGTGCTTTGTGCAAAACCTTGTATTGGTAATAATCCGTTTGCCGTGGTATTGCCTGACGTTATTCTTGATGAATATACTGCAGATCAAACCAGTGAAAACTTGGCGGCTATGATAGGACGTTACAATTCGACTAAGTCTAGCCAGATCATGGTTGCTCCAGTGCCAATGGAAGATGTTAATAAATACGGTATTGCAGATTGTAATGGAGCCGATATTGCGCCTGGTGACTCATCTAAGATTAATGCCATGGTAGAGAAGCCTGCTATTCACGAGGCACCATCTAATTTAGCCGTTGTTGGTCGTTATGTATTATCAGAAAAAATTTGGGATTTGCTTGCGAAAACTCCTGCAGGTGCAGGTGATGAAATACAGTTAACGGATGCTATTGATATGTTGATTGAGTCAGATACTGTCGAAGCCTTCCATATGACAGGTAAGTCCCATGATTGTGGGGACAAGCTTGGTTATATGACCGCATTTGTCGAGTATGGACTCAGAAATGAAAAGTTTGGTAAGGAGTTTCGTCAAAACTTAAAGCAGTTAATTAAGAGCTGAGACGAACGCCGCAAGCGGCTACGGTTGACCGATGACGGAATGGCCAGCGGCCGCACGGAACGTTTCGCTCACCGTGCAAGCGGATATACGGTCCAGCCTTGTTCTATTGTAGGTCGGCATTTATGCCGTCAGGTTTGTATGGGCTATTGATGGGCTAAAGCCCAACCTACAGGGGGAACTGATAAGGGCGGCCTACGGCCTTCTAGAGTTTAGGGCGCTTCTATAAAAGCGAACGTCGCCAGCGCTTACGATTGACGGAATGGCCTGCAGCCGTACTAGCAGACACTGAGCTAAACGCTGCTTTTCAAGCCCGAAAAAATTGGCTCCTGAGCCGCAAGATTATTACGTCGAGTAACAGCGAACCTCAACATATCAATCAATTGATTCTCTCTGACTCCCCTTATCTGCTTAGTCATTCTTTACAGCCAATTGAGTGGCTTGAATGGCAGCAACATTTTGAGTCTGATTTTCAAAGTAATGGCAAATTGATTTTTATCTCTATCGGCTACTCGACCTGCCACTGGTGTCACGTTATGGCTGCAGAGAGTTTCGATGATATTGAAGTTGCTGCAATTCTAAATGCTAATTATATCAGTGTAAAAGTTGATCGTGAGCAGTGGCCCCTTGTAGATGAAAAATTTAAGTCAGCACTTGAACAACTCAAAGGGGAAGCGGGTTGGCCAATTAATGTGGTATTAACGCCTGAAGGGAAGATTGTCTGGATTGATTCCTATGTGAACAAAGATAAGTTCTCTAAGGTGATACAAGGCTTGGCTAAACGATGGCACAAAAAGCCCGGGGCAATAGAAAATTTAGCTAAGCGAATTGATAGTAAGTTGAATGTGAGTTTAGGTGCCTATGGAACAGCTCAAGAAAAAGGGTTATCTAAAAGAGCGCTCCCTAAAAAAAAGTGGCGTCAGTTACTGCCTAAATTGCACAAAGATATTTACGAGGCATTAGTCGCGGAGCAAGAGAGTAAAGGTCTGAGGTTTTTTCGAGCATATTGGTCTATTGGCTTACTGGACGAGTACATAAGAACCGGAAATGTACAGTTACTAACTACAGTTGAAACTCATCTTGAAACAATCTTGCTAAGTCCTGTTTATGACATGGTCGATGGTGGGTTCCATCGATATTCAGTGGATGGTCAGTCGCAGATCCCTCATTTTGAGAAGATGTTATATACCCAAGCCAATATGATGCGCGTGCTAGCCAAAGCTTATGCCATTACAGGTAAGAAACACTACCTTATCGCTTTAGAGCAAACATCGGACTGGGTTGAGCTCTGGCTTAAAAACGAGGTGGGTTATTCATCGGCGGTTTCAGCACTGTCTGATGGCGAGGAGGGGAGATATTACTTTATTAAAGATAATATCGAAGCTCAAAAGAGAACTAAACAGTTAGCCACTATTGAAAATTTAGCAACAGACTGGCGAGAAACAACACAGTATCAAAAGCTCCATGATTATCGTAAGGCAAAAATAAGACCTCAAATTGATGAGAAAGTGATTGTTAGCTGGAACAGCCTATATGCCATTTCGTTACTGGAAGCTTATGAAGTGACTCAGGAATCAAAATATCTCAATAGAGCCACACTATTGCTTGATTCACTTTGGATCTCAGCTAGGCCAGATAACACTCTTTTTCGTACTTTATCTCATGGTCGAGCCTCTATTCCTGCTCAAGTGGAGGATTATGCTTGGTTTGGCCTTGTTTAAGCTCTCTTTCTATCAGCCTTGGAATAATGAGTTTATAGATAATGAAGGGGTAACAACATCCGTATCTACACCTATATTCGACGCTCCAGCTCTACAAACATTAAATTCTGCACTTGAACGAGCTAATTGGCTGTTAGAGCGACTTGGAGGGCAACTAGAAGCTGAAGCACTGACAACACTTAATCAGGATGGTGAACTTCCTTCAACTTATTCAGCTAGCTTTGGCGCTATTAATGCTGGGTTTCAAATCTGTCACTCACGGCAGTACAGAAGTTGGCTGAATAAGTTAGGCACCTCCTGCTATCCATAAACGGCTGGGTTTTAACGATGAATCATTGGCTTTGTATGAAGGCAAGTTTGAGATTGAACTTATTGGATTAGTCAGACAGCAGGGGAGTCATAAAATCAATATTCGAATTCAAGCATGTTCGGATAGTCTTTGTTTGTTACCTGAGAACATTTTGTTGTTTTTATAATCAAAATCGATTGTATTAAATATATCAGCTCTTTTCTCTTGAATGGACGGGAATTGATGGGGTTGGACGGTATGCCTGATTGTCTTATGTTACTTTTTAATTTAAACGTCACTTTAAGATTAATAACGTGCCTAACTGAGGTAAATTATTAACAGAGTGTGCTAAAATCTATTCCTTTGTGTTCAATTATCACTATTTTGAGTTGTTGTAACATGTCTAGCCTTCTCATTCTGGAGCTAAAAATGGATTTTTTTCAGGTATTGTTTTCTTTAAATCGAACCAACAAACGGTTAGTCAGTGTCGGAATTGATACATTATGTCTACTGATATCATTCTGGCTGGCAATCATTGTACGTACAGATTCGATGAGTTCAATTGGTAATACAGGCTACTGGATGTTGATTGCGATGGTTTGGCCGATTAGCATACTTGCTTTTATGAAATTGGGTTTATATCGAGCGGTACTTAGGTATTTAAGCTTACAAGCATTAACCGCTATTCTGTTCGGGGTGCTTATATCGACTGTTAGCTTAGTTATTATCTCCTACTTTGCTAATTTAGGCTTGCCACGAACTGTACCTGTTATATTTGCTGCGTTTGCTTTGGTGTTAATAGGTGGTTCCAGAGGTATCATAAGGGCGGTTGTCGGTTCAGGCATGAAGCGAGAAGGCGAGCCCGTAATTATTTATGGTGCAGGCGTCAGCGGAAGACAGCTTGTAACTGCCTTAGTTCAAAGTCATGAATATTATCCTTTTGCCTTTGTAGATGATGATGTGACCACTCACGGAAGTGTGATTCAAGGCGTTTATGTTCACTCCCCTTCAATAATGCGCAAGCTTATTAAGCAAAAACAGGCAACCAAGGTGTTGCTTGCGATACCGAGTGCCTCTCGTCAACGACGAAAAGAGATATTACAGTCTCTGGAGCCTTTAGCTGTTCAAGTGTTGACGTTACCTGCTATGGCTGATCTTGTTAGCGGAAATAAGCATTATAGTGATATTAAAGAGGTTGAAATTGATGATCTCTTAGGACGTGATGCGGTTTCACCCAGAGAAGATCTGCTTAAAGACAATATTTTGGATAAAGTTGTTATGGTCACTGGAGCTGGTGGCTCTATTGGCTCAGAACTTTGTCGTCAAATATTAAAGCAAGAACCGACTAAACTTGTTCTATTTGAACTTTCTGAGTATGGCTTATATTCAATAGAGAAAGAGTTATTGGCTACGGCTAAAGAGAATGGGCTTGTTGTTGAAATTTTTCCCTTGTTAGGCTCCGTACAACGAGAAAATCGTGTTCAAGCTGTGATGGAGTCATTTCAGGTTCAAACTGTGTACCACGCAGCAGCCTATAAACATGTGCCTCTCGTTGAACATAATGTGGTCGAAGGGGTGCGTAACAATGTATTTGGTACCATGTATATGGCTCGCGCTGCTATTGCTGCAAAAGTTGAAACATTTGTGCTTATTTCGACAGATAAAGCAGTTCGCCCTACCAATGTGATGGGCACAACTAAACGTATGGCTGAGCTGTCTTTGCAGGCTCTAGCGAAAGAGAAACACTCAACGCGTTTTTGTATGGTGAGATTTGGCAATGTACTTGGGTCATCAGGTTCTGTTGTGCCCTTGTTTAGAAAACAGATAGCGTCCGGTGGGCCTGTAACGGTCACCCATCCTGAAATCACTCGATTCTTTATGACAATACCTGAAGCCTCTCAGCTGGTGATTCAGGCCGGTGCGATGGGTAAAGGCGGCGATGTGTTTGTTTTGGACATGGGTGAGTCGGTAAAAATTGTCGATTTAGCGGCTAAAATGATCCGCCTAAGTGGCTTTGAAGTGCAAGATGCAATTAACCCTGATGGTGATATCCCAATAGAGTTTACCGGTCTTCGCCCTGGAGAGAAGTTATACGAGGAACTGCTTATCGGTGATGATGTTACTGGTACAGATCATGAACGAATTATGACTGCCAATGAAGCTTATCTTTCATGGAAGGAGTTAGAAGTTATTCTTAGTAAACTGGATATGGCCTGTCACGAATTTAACCATGAACTTATTCGCGATATTTTGTTAAAAACCCCAACAGGTTTTAATCCAACCGATGGGATCTGTGATCTTGTGTGGAAAGTGAAGAATGAACAACAAAGTGTAGCAAGCGGACAAAGAGAAAAGGTTGTTTCTTTAGTTTCTTAATCATCTGTTATTCTGACTTAACGGCTTCTTTTGTAGGTCGGCATTTATGCCGTCAGGTTTGTATTATACAGAAGGGTGGGCTTCGCCCTGCTAGGGTGTGACTTCGTCACGGCGAGAGCGTCGCTATGCTCCTTCTAGAATCTATACAAGCAAATGAGGAACGCCGCCAGCGGCTACGGATGACGGAATGGCCTGCGGCCGCACGGAACGCTGCGCTTACGGTTTATAAGCTGAGAAGGGCGGGCTTCTAGGGCGCCAACAAGTTGGCTTCGAGGGCGGCCTACGGCCTTCTAGAGTCTAGGGCGCTTCGCTGCTATAAAGGCGAACGCCGCCAGCGGCTTGAATATTCGGTCAATCATTTTCTATTGTAGGTCGGTATTTATGCCGTCAGGTTTGGTATGGACGTTATGAGTTGTTGATGGGCTAAAGCCCAACCTACAGGGGAAACTGATAAGGGCGGGCTTCGCCCTGCTAGGGCGGCACAAGTGCCTACTAGAACGTGACCTTGTCACGGCTAGAGCGTCGCTTCGCGACTTCTAGAATCTATACAATCAAGTGCAAAGTACAGATAAAGATGAACGTCGCAAGCAGTTACGGATAACCGCTTATCTTAGATGCTCTTAGTTTTTCCGTAAGCGCTAGCGTTCTGTAAGTGAGGCACGAACGTTCCGTCATCTGTAGACGCCTAGTGCTTTTATAGCAGGCCAAAGGCCGTTCTCGCAGTGAGCTTGCGAACGTCCTAGCAAGGAGCCTGCGACTGCCCTCGAAGCTGACGGAGTCATCGCCCTTTTTTAAGAGCTCTCGAAGCTGACGTAGTCGGCGCTCTTTCTTGAACCGTAAGCGCCAGCGTTCCGTCATCCGTCATTTCCCCATCTTTTTCAGAACATCTGTCAGCTCTTCGCGCCAATCTTTAGCTGTTAAAATCGATTGTGAAGCGCTGGTATCTAATACGCTATATTTAGGTCGTTCGACACAACTTGGGTAATCCGAAGATGAAATAGGATCTATGGGGATTTTTCGAGATAATAATCCAAGATTGAATCCTATATTTTGAATCTCAATAGCAAAGTTATACCAGGAGGTGTAGCCCAAGTCGCTCCAGTGGTATATAGGGTTGAGTTTTTCCAAAGCGACTAGTTGCCATATAAAGTGTGCCAGTCCATTTGCATGGGTAGGGCTGCCTACTTGATCGCTAATCACACCTAAGAGTTCTTTATGAGCTATTAAGTTAAGCATGGTTTTGACAAAGTTATTGCCATAGGGGGAGTAAAGCCAAGAGGTGCGTATAACCGATGTGTTATGTGGTTGTAATTGAGTGAGTACTCGCTCACCAGCGAGTTTTGAAGCACCATATATTGAGAGCGGATTTGGGGTGTCATCAATTGTATAAGGTCGTTTGTTAGTGCCATCAAACACAAAGTCGCTAGAGATATGAATTAATCTAATATTGGCTTTTGAAGTTACGCTGGCAATATTTTCTACCGCTGTTTCATTAATAAAAAATGCTGCGGTAGCATTTGATTCAGCGCTCTCGACATTGGTATAACCTGACGCGTTAATCACAACCTCAGGCTGAAATGCTGTGATCACCTTATCTACATTAGATAGATCAAGTAGGTTAATATTGCTACGAGCAAGGGATAACAGCTCGATATTGTTAGGCACAGTATCAACCAAGGTTCGAGCTAGTTGCCCATGTTTGCCAATAATGAGCACTTTAAGGTTATCGGTAAGCTTATTCAACGTCTCTGCCATCATACTAAATGCTTGCTTTATTAAGCCCTTGTCTCTGATATTGATTGGTGTGAGGCTGTTGGTAGTAATCAAGATTATCAAGACACCAGATAAGGGTCTTTCTGAGTCCTGATTCAAATGTTTCTAGCGGTTGCCACCCAAGCTCTGTGACTATTTTACTGGCATCGATAGCGTAACGTGCATCATGTCCTGGTCTATCGGTCACGTAGGTGATTAATCTTTTGAAACCGAGATCTTCGCCTTTTCCCTGATGTGCATTAGGGTTAGTGGGGATGAGCTCTTCAAGTAACTCACAAATGGTGCTGACCACATCAAAATTACTCTTCTCATTCATTCCACCAATATTATAACTTTCCCCAATGTTACCCTCTGAAGCCACTTTATACAGGGCGCGAGCGTGATCATTGACAAACAACCAATCTCTGATCTGTTGACCATTACCATAAAGTGGCAAAGGTTGACCCGCTAAGGCATGAGAGATCATCAAAGGGATCAGTTTTTCTGGGAACTGGTAGGGACCATAATTGTTAGAACAATGGCTGAGAACAACTGGTAGCTGATAAGTCCGTCCCCATGCTCTAACCAAATGATCCGATGCTGCCTTACTGGCTGAGTAGGGGGAGCTTGGTGCATATCGTGTCTGTTCAGTAAACATCTCTGTAGCACCAAGATCGCCATACACTTCATCAGTAGAGATATGATGGAAACGAAAACCTCGGCGTTTATTATCGGTCAATTTAGGGTAATAATGACGAGCTGCTTCTAGTAAAGCATAGGTTCCGATGATATTGGTTTGGATAAACTCGCTAGGTCCATCAATTGAGCGATCCACATGACTTTCTGCGGCTAAATGCATAATCAAATCCGGCTGAAAATTGTTTAATGTTTCGCTTACCAAGTTTTGATCGCAAATATCCCCCAGTACAAAGTGATAACGCTCCGAGTTTTCTATGCTCTTTAGGGAGCTTAAGTTGCCGGCGTACGTCAACTTGTCTAAATTAATAACGACATTATCAGTCTCATTAATCAAATAACGTATTAAAGCTGAGCCGACAAAGCCAGCCCCACCGGTTACAAGTATAGTTTTACTCATTTTGTTCCTATTTAAATAAATAAAGAGCGCTGACGCTTAAAAAAGAGCGCGATACTAATGTTGACGGATAACGGAACGTTCGTGCCTCACTGACGGTAAAAGCAAAGCTGGATCCCGGCATTCGCCGGAAAGACGGCTAAAATTCTATTGCCGTTGTAGCCAGTGCTTCTCTCCTTACCCTGTAGGTTGGGCTTTAGCCCATCAAAAACGTATATCGTACATCCAAACCTGACGGCATAAATGCCGACCTACAATAGAAAAAGGCTTGGTTGTATCTTCTAGTTGTTTGCAATATTCGCCTTTATAGCAGCGAAGTGCCCTAGAATTTAGCTGGTACTTGTGCCGCCCTCGCAGCCAACGTGTTGGCGTCCTAGAATCTCGCTGGGCAAGGCCCGTTCTTCCCAAGCTTATTCAAAAAACAATGCATTTTTAAATTTGACCCCATTACGATCTTTTTCTGATAATTGGGGGGTATCTTCGACGCTTATAGGCCAGTCTATGGCTAAGTCTGTATCGTGCCATAATATGCTTTGTTCAAATTGTGGTGCATAGTAATCGGTGCATTTATAGATAACTTCGGCAGATGAAGATGCAACATAAAAACCATGGGCAAAGCCGGGAGGAACCCATAGCTGAAGCCGGTTTTCGGCTGATAGCTGAGTTGCAAACCATTGACCAAAGCTAGAACTTGAGCGTCTAAGATCGATTACTACATCAAAAACCTCACCCGAGATAACTCGAATTAGTTTACCTTGTGCTTGTTGGGTCTGGTAATGCATCCCGCGTAGTGTGCCATATTTAGACAGACTTTGGTTTTCTTGTACAAAGCTCACATCCGCAACATGTTCTCTAAACCAAGCATCACGAAATGTTTCCATAAAAAAACCACGTTCATCACCGAATATTTGCGGTTTAAGTATTTTCAGATCACTAATGGGTGTTGAGATGATGTTCATGAAAAAACTCTCTGGGATAAAATATTAATTAAATACTCCCCGTAACCGCTTTTTCGCAGCGGTTCTGCGAGTGCAAGTAGTTGTGCGTCATCAATATAACCCATTCTATAAGCCATCTCTTCAGGGCAGTTGACTTTAAGTCCTTGACGTTTTTCTATAGTTTCAATGAATTGGCCTGCTTGTAGTAAGTGGTCATAGGTGCCGGTATCTAACCATGCAGTACCTCTGCCCATTATTTCAACATTCAAGTTGCCAGCTGCTAAATATTGATTAATCACTTCGGTGATCTCTAATTCACCACGGGCTGATGGAATGACATTTTTGGCAAATTCTATGACGTTATTATCGAAGAAGTAAATGCCCGGAACAGCATAATTAGATTTTGGCAGCTGGGGTTTCTCTTCGAGTGATATTGCATTGCCTGCATTATCGAATTCAACTACACCATAATCGCTTGGGTTTGAGACATGGTAACCAAATATGGTAGCACCACTCTCTTGTGCTGCAGCACGCTTAAGAGACTTGATCAGGTCGTGACCGTAAAATAAATTATCGCCTAAGATAAGAGCCACACTTTCATCGCCGATAAAGGTTTCACCCAACAAAAAAGCTTGCGCTAATCCATCAGGCGACGGTTGAATCTGGTATTCAATAGAGATGCCCCAATCGCAGCCATCACCGAGTAAAGCTTTAAAATTTAGCAGATCAACAGGAGTGGTAATGATCAATATATTGCTAATACCTGCACTCATTAGTGTGGCAATGGGATAGTAAATCATGGGCTTATCATAGATGGGTAGTAACTGCTTGCTGACCACCTTAGTTAAGGGATACAAGCGAGTACCACTTCCTCCCGCCAAAATAATACCTTTCATTACACCTCGAGCATTAAATAAAACTGATCAATCACCGTAGAAAAAAACAGAGTATTCCGCTTTTCAATAGCTAATCAATGGGGAGGGGAGATTTTACCTCGACTGGAAAAATAGTAAAGCGAAGACTAAGGCTTAACTGACGGATAACGGAACGTTCGAGCCTCACTTACGGACAAAAAAAGGATGCCGACTACGTCAGTTCGAGGAGCGTCGTGAACTCCTTGCTAGGACGTTCGCAAGCTCACTGCGAGAGCGGCCTTTGGCCTGCTATACAAGTAAACAGTGACGAATGCTGCGCTTACCGATGACGGAACGTTCGGGCCTCACTTACGGTAAAAAGCACAACTGGATTCTGGTGTTCGCCGGAAAGACGGCAATAATTTTATTGCTCTTGTAGGCCACATAAGTGCATTGTTCCGTGCGGCCATAGGCCATTCCGTCAACCGTAGCCGCTTGCGGCGTTCACCTTTCTCTATACCTCTCACTTGATTGTATAGATTCTAGAAGTCGCGAAGCGACGCTCTCGCAGCAGCTTACTGCGCCCTAGCAGGGCGAAGCCCGTCTTTCTTTTTACCGTAAGCAAAGCGTTCCGTTCGGCCACTGGCCATTCTGTGAGCGTAGCGTTCAGTAGCCGCTTGCGGCGTTCGTCCTTCTCCCCTATTACTTATCAGAACTTAATATTCCTTTTTGATATAGCCTTACTGCGTTTAATAACTTTTAATATTGTTGCCTACTGTTATTATCAATTTAAAGATAACTCTTTAATGTTCACTTAACTTTGTTTCTGTTCAGATTGAATGGATAAGGGCCATACGGAAACCCATATGTCGACACATCAAACTCATCTCAAGCAGCTTGAAGCTGAATCGATT is from Shewanella sp. MTB7 and encodes:
- a CDS encoding thioredoxin domain-containing protein, with the translated sequence MTEWPAAVLADTELNAAFQARKNWLLSRKIITSSNSEPQHINQLILSDSPYLLSHSLQPIEWLEWQQHFESDFQSNGKLIFISIGYSTCHWCHVMAAESFDDIEVAAILNANYISVKVDREQWPLVDEKFKSALEQLKGEAGWPINVVLTPEGKIVWIDSYVNKDKFSKVIQGLAKRWHKKPGAIENLAKRIDSKLNVSLGAYGTAQEKGLSKRALPKKKWRQLLPKLHKDIYEALVAEQESKGLRFFRAYWSIGLLDEYIRTGNVQLLTTVETHLETILLSPVYDMVDGGFHRYSVDGQSQIPHFEKMLYTQANMMRVLAKAYAITGKKHYLIALEQTSDWVELWLKNEVGYSSAVSALSDGEEGRYYFIKDNIEAQKRTKQLATIENLATDWRETTQYQKLHDYRKAKIRPQIDEKVIVSWNSLYAISLLEAYEVTQESKYLNRATLLLDSLWISARPDNTLFRTLSHGRASIPAQVEDYAWFGLV
- the rfbD gene encoding dTDP-4-dehydrorhamnose reductase encodes the protein MMAETLNKLTDNLKVLIIGKHGQLARTLVDTVPNNIELLSLARSNINLLDLSNVDKVITAFQPEVVINASGYTNVESAESNATAAFFINETAVENIASVTSKANIRLIHISSDFVFDGTNKRPYTIDDTPNPLSIYGASKLAGERVLTQLQPHNTSVIRTSWLYSPYGNNFVKTMLNLIAHKELLGVISDQVGSPTHANGLAHFIWQLVALEKLNPIYHWSDLGYTSWYNFAIEIQNIGFNLGLLSRKIPIDPISSSDYPSCVERPKYSVLDTSASQSILTAKDWREELTDVLKKMGK
- the rfbC gene encoding dTDP-4-dehydrorhamnose 3,5-epimerase; this translates as MNIISTPISDLKILKPQIFGDERGFFMETFRDAWFREHVADVSFVQENQSLSKYGTLRGMHYQTQQAQGKLIRVISGEVFDVVIDLRRSSSSFGQWFATQLSAENRLQLWVPPGFAHGFYVASSSAEVIYKCTDYYAPQFEQSILWHDTDLAIDWPISVEDTPQLSEKDRNGVKFKNALFFE
- the rfbB gene encoding dTDP-glucose 4,6-dehydratase — its product is MSKTILVTGGAGFVGSALIRYLINETDNVVINLDKLTYAGNLSSLKSIENSERYHFVLGDICDQNLVSETLNNFQPDLIMHLAAESHVDRSIDGPSEFIQTNIIGTYALLEAARHYYPKLTDNKRRGFRFHHISTDEVYGDLGATEMFTEQTRYAPSSPYSASKAASDHLVRAWGRTYQLPVVLSHCSNNYGPYQFPEKLIPLMISHALAGQPLPLYGNGQQIRDWLFVNDHARALYKVASEGNIGESYNIGGMNEKSNFDVVSTICELLEELIPTNPNAHQGKGEDLGFKRLITYVTDRPGHDARYAIDASKIVTELGWQPLETFESGLRKTLIWCLDNLDYYQQPHTNQYQRQGLNKASI
- the rfbA gene encoding glucose-1-phosphate thymidylyltransferase RfbA, with protein sequence MKGIILAGGSGTRLYPLTKVVSKQLLPIYDKPMIYYPIATLMSAGISNILIITTPVDLLNFKALLGDGCDWGISIEYQIQPSPDGLAQAFLLGETFIGDESVALILGDNLFYGHDLIKSLKRAAAQESGATIFGYHVSNPSDYGVVEFDNAGNAISLEEKPQLPKSNYAVPGIYFFDNNVIEFAKNVIPSARGELEITEVINQYLAAGNLNVEIMGRGTAWLDTGTYDHLLQAGQFIETIEKRQGLKVNCPEEMAYRMGYIDDAQLLALAEPLRKSGYGEYLINILSQRVFS
- the galU gene encoding UTP--glucose-1-phosphate uridylyltransferase GalU is translated as MKVVIPVAGLGTRMLPATKAIPKEMLPLVDKPLIQYIVDECVKAGAKEIVLVTHASKNAIENHFDTSYELESTLEKRVKRQLLEEVQAICPKDVTIMHVRQGEAKGLGHAVLCAKPCIGNNPFAVVLPDVILDEYTADQTSENLAAMIGRYNSTKSSQIMVAPVPMEDVNKYGIADCNGADIAPGDSSKINAMVEKPAIHEAPSNLAVVGRYVLSEKIWDLLAKTPAGAGDEIQLTDAIDMLIESDTVEAFHMTGKSHDCGDKLGYMTAFVEYGLRNEKFGKEFRQNLKQLIKS
- a CDS encoding polysaccharide biosynthesis protein gives rise to the protein MDFFQVLFSLNRTNKRLVSVGIDTLCLLISFWLAIIVRTDSMSSIGNTGYWMLIAMVWPISILAFMKLGLYRAVLRYLSLQALTAILFGVLISTVSLVIISYFANLGLPRTVPVIFAAFALVLIGGSRGIIRAVVGSGMKREGEPVIIYGAGVSGRQLVTALVQSHEYYPFAFVDDDVTTHGSVIQGVYVHSPSIMRKLIKQKQATKVLLAIPSASRQRRKEILQSLEPLAVQVLTLPAMADLVSGNKHYSDIKEVEIDDLLGRDAVSPREDLLKDNILDKVVMVTGAGGSIGSELCRQILKQEPTKLVLFELSEYGLYSIEKELLATAKENGLVVEIFPLLGSVQRENRVQAVMESFQVQTVYHAAAYKHVPLVEHNVVEGVRNNVFGTMYMARAAIAAKVETFVLISTDKAVRPTNVMGTTKRMAELSLQALAKEKHSTRFCMVRFGNVLGSSGSVVPLFRKQIASGGPVTVTHPEITRFFMTIPEASQLVIQAGAMGKGGDVFVLDMGESVKIVDLAAKMIRLSGFEVQDAINPDGDIPIEFTGLRPGEKLYEELLIGDDVTGTDHERIMTANEAYLSWKELEVILSKLDMACHEFNHELIRDILLKTPTGFNPTDGICDLVWKVKNEQQSVASGQREKVVSLVS